One genomic window of Anaeromicrobium sediminis includes the following:
- the cmk gene encoding (d)CMP kinase has product MRKITIALDGPAGAGKSTVAKEIAKLKNLVYIDTGAMYRAVTLNFLCNEISIEDEKQVKETLSKIDIDLDSSNVYLNGQCVNEEIRTPIVTKNVSAVSAIGKVREKMVELQRKIAEGKSVIMDGRDIGTFVLPKAEYKFFLTASIEERAHRRYEEFIKKGFDVNLEDIKRDIGKRDKIDSEREIAPLKKADDAIEIDSTRKNINEVIKEILSFIE; this is encoded by the coding sequence ATGAGAAAGATAACAATAGCATTAGATGGACCGGCAGGAGCGGGGAAGAGTACAGTAGCAAAGGAAATTGCCAAGCTTAAGAATTTAGTTTACATAGATACGGGAGCCATGTATAGGGCAGTAACACTAAACTTTTTATGCAATGAAATTTCTATAGAAGATGAAAAACAAGTAAAAGAAACTTTGAGTAAAATAGATATTGACTTAGATAGTTCTAACGTATATTTAAACGGACAATGTGTAAATGAAGAAATAAGAACTCCCATAGTAACTAAAAATGTATCAGCCGTATCGGCCATAGGGAAAGTAAGAGAAAAAATGGTAGAACTTCAAAGAAAAATAGCAGAAGGAAAAAGTGTTATAATGGATGGAAGAGATATAGGTACTTTCGTTCTTCCAAAGGCTGAGTACAAATTTTTCTTGACAGCATCCATAGAAGAAAGGGCTCATAGAAGATATGAAGAGTTCATTAAAAAGGGATTTGACGTAAATTTAGAAGATATAAAAAGAGATATAGGAAAAAGAGATAAAATAGATAGTGAGAGGGAGATTGCTCCTTTAAAAAAGGCAGATGATGCCATTGAAATAGATAGTACAAGGAAGAACATAAATGAAGTAATAAAAGAAATATTATCTTTTATAGAATAA
- a CDS encoding BaiN/RdsA family NAD(P)/FAD-dependent oxidoreductase, which yields MSKVIVIGGGAAGMIAAATSASKGNETVLLEQNEKLGKKIYITGKGRCNITNAQDVEELINNVTTNKNFLYSAFYSYTNDDIINLMHEHGVKTKVERGFRVFPVSDKSSDVIKALEKNMSKYKVDVRLDTKVKDIIVKDNKVTGVILSDNKKINCEKIIIATGGLSYPTTGATGDGYNFAKKVGHNVVKLKAALIPLETKEGWIKELQGLSLRNVEIKFHHKNKVVYSNFGEMLFTHFGISGPLVLSASNYINEYLEKGNMAVTINLKPALDRDKLDKRIQRDFEKYSNKQFKNALKDLLPAKLIPVIIKLSNIEEEKTVNQITKEERKNLLDNITKLPMTVTKTRPIKEAIITSGGINVKEIDPSTMESKKTSGLYFAGEVIDVEALTGGYNLQIAYSTGYLAGMNV from the coding sequence TTGAGTAAAGTAATTGTTATAGGAGGAGGCGCAGCGGGAATGATTGCAGCTGCCACTTCTGCAAGTAAAGGAAATGAGACCGTATTATTAGAGCAAAATGAAAAATTGGGAAAGAAAATATATATTACAGGAAAAGGCAGATGTAACATTACTAATGCCCAAGATGTAGAAGAATTAATAAATAATGTTACTACAAACAAGAACTTTTTATACAGTGCTTTTTATAGTTACACAAATGATGACATAATAAACTTGATGCATGAACATGGTGTAAAGACAAAAGTAGAAAGGGGTTTTAGAGTATTTCCCGTTTCTGATAAGTCTAGTGATGTAATAAAGGCATTAGAAAAAAATATGTCAAAATACAAAGTGGATGTGAGACTGGACACTAAAGTAAAAGACATTATTGTTAAGGACAATAAAGTAACAGGAGTAATATTAAGTGATAATAAAAAAATTAATTGTGAAAAAATAATTATAGCCACAGGCGGATTATCCTATCCTACTACAGGAGCTACAGGCGATGGTTATAATTTTGCTAAGAAGGTTGGACACAATGTAGTAAAATTAAAGGCTGCTCTTATACCCCTTGAAACGAAAGAAGGATGGATTAAGGAGCTTCAAGGACTTTCTCTTAGAAATGTGGAAATAAAATTCCATCATAAAAATAAAGTAGTATATTCTAATTTTGGAGAAATGCTATTTACACATTTTGGTATATCAGGCCCATTAGTTTTAAGCGCTAGCAATTATATAAATGAATATCTAGAAAAGGGAAATATGGCAGTTACTATTAATTTAAAGCCAGCCCTTGATAGAGATAAATTAGATAAGAGAATTCAAAGGGATTTTGAAAAATATTCTAATAAACAATTTAAAAATGCATTAAAGGACTTATTACCTGCAAAATTAATACCTGTAATAATTAAATTATCCAATATAGAAGAAGAGAAAACAGTAAATCAGATAACTAAGGAAGAAAGAAAAAATTTATTAGATAATATAACAAAATTACCTATGACCGTTACAAAAACTAGACCTATAAAGGAAGCCATAATAACTTCTGGAGGAATTAATGTGAAAGAAATAGATCCATCTACTATGGAATCTAAAAAGACTTCAGGTCTTTATTTTGCAGGTGAAGTTATAGATGTGGAGGCTTTAACGGGAGGATATAACTTACAAATAGCATATTCCACAGGTTATTTGGCAGGAATGAACGTATAA
- a CDS encoding histidine phosphatase family protein — protein MTKLIIVRHGETTWNLEHRAQGSKNIGLTKNGLNQAKLLAKRLKHYKIDKIYSSDLDRAFHTAEMVAKELDQEVIKDNRLREMSFGKWEGLTTSEIKEKYEDDFIIWRNNPHKALIPEAEKLVDVQNRTLEIINYIIKENKGKTILIVSHGISIKSIILGIMEMPLSDFYKITQNNTSINIIEYRDYGPVIKTLNDTAHLENIE, from the coding sequence ATGACGAAACTAATTATCGTAAGACATGGTGAAACTACATGGAACTTAGAACATAGAGCTCAAGGTAGTAAAAATATAGGTTTGACGAAGAATGGACTAAATCAAGCTAAATTATTAGCAAAAAGGCTAAAGCATTATAAGATTGATAAAATATACAGTAGTGATTTAGATAGAGCCTTTCATACGGCAGAAATGGTGGCAAAAGAACTAGATCAAGAGGTTATAAAAGACAATAGACTAAGAGAGATGAGCTTTGGAAAATGGGAAGGTTTAACAACTAGTGAAATAAAAGAAAAATACGAAGATGATTTTATTATATGGAGAAATAATCCACATAAAGCCCTAATTCCTGAAGCTGAGAAGTTAGTAGATGTCCAAAATAGGACATTAGAAATAATTAATTATATTATTAAAGAAAATAAAGGGAAAACTATATTAATAGTATCTCATGGCATATCAATTAAAAGCATAATTTTAGGCATTATGGAAATGCCATTATCAGACTTTTATAAAATAACTCAAAATAATACATCTATAAATATAATAGAGTATAGGGATTATGGTCCAGTTATTAAAACATTAAATGATACTGCTCACTTAGAAAATATAGAGTAA
- a CDS encoding MurR/RpiR family transcriptional regulator produces MKEEKVDLTRIIQKKFSRLSKGQKLIAQYIINEYDKAAFMTASKLGNKVGVSESTVVRFANALGYDGYPQLQKELQELVKTKLTTVQRLEMSKDYKDGGTVLKKVLKADMDNIRHMIDELDDKLFQSVIDKILEADRVYIVGLRSSSTLAEYLGFYLNLVLDNVRVVRLGVSDVFEQILRVKEGDLVIGISFPRYSKITLNALNYTKEQGATIVGLTDSKVSPITEIADYTLTARSNMASFVDSLVAPLSLINALIVALGMKERDKISTTFNKLENIWKKQNVYDNKDGSSL; encoded by the coding sequence ATGAAAGAAGAAAAGGTAGATTTAACTAGGATTATACAAAAGAAATTTTCACGATTAAGTAAGGGGCAAAAACTTATTGCGCAATACATTATAAACGAATATGATAAGGCAGCTTTTATGACGGCTTCAAAACTAGGAAACAAGGTAGGAGTAAGTGAATCTACAGTAGTAAGATTTGCTAATGCATTAGGATATGATGGGTACCCCCAACTGCAAAAAGAACTCCAAGAACTTGTTAAGACAAAATTAACTACTGTACAGAGACTTGAAATGTCAAAAGACTACAAAGATGGTGGTACAGTATTAAAGAAAGTTCTAAAGGCTGATATGGATAATATACGTCATATGATTGACGAATTAGATGACAAATTATTCCAAAGCGTAATTGATAAAATTTTAGAAGCAGACAGAGTTTATATAGTAGGTCTTAGGAGTTCGAGCACTTTAGCAGAGTATTTAGGTTTTTACTTAAATCTGGTACTAGATAATGTACGAGTAGTAAGATTAGGTGTAAGTGACGTATTTGAGCAAATATTAAGAGTTAAAGAGGGAGACTTAGTAATTGGAATTAGTTTTCCTAGATATTCTAAGATTACATTGAATGCCTTAAATTACACTAAAGAACAAGGAGCTACTATTGTAGGTCTTACAGACAGTAAAGTGTCTCCTATAACGGAAATAGCAGATTATACTTTGACAGCAAGAAGTAACATGGCATCTTTTGTAGATTCTTTAGTAGCGCCACTTAGCTTAATCAATGCACTAATAGTTGCACTAGGTATGAAAGAAAGAGATAAAATCTCAACTACCTTTAACAAGCTTGAAAATATATGGAAAAAGCAAAATGTATACGATAATAAAGATGGATCTAGTCTATAG
- a CDS encoding 2-oxoacid:acceptor oxidoreductase family protein, giving the protein MSNKKELRLTGSGGQGLILGGIILAEAGILEGKNAIQSQSYGPEARGGASKAEVIISNDEIDFPKVQTVDMLLCLTQIACDKYGKEVNENTTLIVDTKVKLGDNIKCGKVIQLPILDTAANEVGKSVVANIVALGVINGELGLVEKESLEKAVLSRVPKGTEELNKKALYEGYKLVENL; this is encoded by the coding sequence ATGTCTAATAAAAAAGAATTAAGATTAACAGGTTCAGGTGGTCAAGGTCTAATCCTTGGTGGAATAATACTAGCAGAAGCTGGAATATTAGAAGGCAAAAATGCTATTCAATCTCAATCATATGGTCCAGAGGCTCGTGGGGGAGCTAGTAAAGCAGAAGTAATCATTAGTAATGACGAAATCGATTTCCCTAAAGTTCAAACTGTTGATATGCTTTTATGCTTAACTCAAATAGCGTGTGACAAATATGGTAAAGAAGTAAATGAGAATACTACTTTAATAGTAGACACAAAGGTAAAATTAGGAGATAATATAAAGTGTGGTAAGGTTATACAATTACCAATACTTGATACAGCAGCTAATGAAGTTGGAAAGTCTGTAGTGGCTAACATCGTTGCATTAGGTGTTATAAACGGAGAATTAGGATTAGTAGAAAAAGAATCTTTAGAAAAAGCAGTGTTAAGCAGAGTTCCAAAGGGAACTGAAGAGCTAAACAAAAAAGCTTTATACGAAGGATATAAGCTAGTAGAAAATCTTTAA
- a CDS encoding 2-oxoacid:ferredoxin oxidoreductase subunit beta has translation MSSQLIQDTFRMNKLPHIWCPGCGHGILMRGIAQAIQNLGLDKDKVCVVSGIGCSSRAPGYMDFNTLHTTHGRALAFATGVKLARPELTVIVITGDGDASAIGGNHLIHAARRNIDITTIVFNNNIYGMTGGQYSPATPTGDLGTTAPYGNIDRPFDICNLGAAAGATYVARSTAYHVNPLIKYIQKGIENKGFSLIEGISSCPTYYGRKNKKGDSVNMLKWQKDHAVDVKRAEKLTEEQLEGKFLIGEFVSTTSPEYTEEYQKIIDRLSKER, from the coding sequence TAGAATGAATAAATTACCTCATATTTGGTGTCCAGGTTGTGGCCACGGAATCTTAATGCGTGGTATAGCACAAGCGATCCAAAATTTAGGTTTAGATAAAGATAAGGTTTGTGTAGTATCAGGAATCGGATGTTCTTCAAGAGCACCAGGATACATGGACTTTAATACATTACACACTACTCACGGTAGAGCATTAGCTTTTGCTACGGGAGTTAAACTTGCAAGACCAGAGCTTACTGTAATCGTAATTACAGGAGATGGAGATGCATCTGCAATCGGTGGTAACCACTTAATTCATGCAGCAAGAAGAAACATAGATATTACAACTATCGTATTTAACAACAATATTTATGGAATGACAGGTGGTCAATATTCTCCAGCAACTCCAACAGGAGACTTAGGAACTACAGCACCATATGGAAATATTGATAGACCTTTTGATATCTGTAACTTAGGTGCGGCAGCAGGAGCAACTTACGTTGCACGTTCAACTGCATACCATGTTAACCCACTTATTAAGTACATCCAAAAGGGTATTGAAAACAAAGGATTCTCATTAATTGAAGGAATCAGTTCTTGCCCAACTTACTACGGAAGAAAGAACAAAAAAGGTGACTCTGTTAACATGCTTAAGTGGCAAAAAGATCACGCTGTTGATGTAAAGAGAGCAGAAAAGTTAACTGAAGAACAATTAGAAGGTAAGTTCTTAATAGGTGAATTCGTAAGCACTACTTCACCAGAATACACTGAAGAATATCAAAAAATCATTGATAGATTATCAAAGGAGAGATAA